The following coding sequences are from one Fibrobacter sp. window:
- a CDS encoding carbohydrate ABC transporter substrate-binding protein, giving the protein MRFRCVFKLTAVFFLMAIVAGCSQQGEKKEISVLLRMMPSQERFFREQIIPEFEKKNNCKVSLATFVNEWDIERFLKLEESKKKPTISLVKTPFEMTRVLVTKGYMKDLFSISDSDQVLQDLAEYHQLASGLGYFNGKPYYIPRKLETRILFYRKSKVAEAVSKFESHRKRIDAELKKQNGYGLPAEYVLESDPGHWDFYDLYVAGSIWANEEYNGVKMGRMAHRGARYAGTALDLVDKSLQLGASREDILRLTSDKTVETFLWERVFIRNNLYNPGMWQDPWKGANIYTAIKDGKIFLALMQQIDVFLIHGWKDDPSMPSYLPEEDDMGLSIVPKATAFELDDSGKPVYEGTRSISTGGWWWGVPKTSPNAKLGYALARFITSKENQAKECSRFGMVPVRKDIINNLPEVFDQGWVGEIFKTSIQQIGINELTTVPLVKGYAELSQNLIDAWYGLCVEFKETEDEQMNFSTMKMRLASDYLEKQKKVLGEDYPE; this is encoded by the coding sequence ATGAGGTTCCGATGTGTGTTTAAATTGACAGCCGTTTTTTTCCTGATGGCTATTGTGGCTGGATGCTCACAGCAGGGAGAAAAGAAAGAAATCAGTGTTCTTTTAAGGATGATGCCGTCCCAGGAGAGATTTTTCAGGGAGCAGATAATCCCGGAGTTTGAAAAGAAGAATAACTGTAAGGTGTCGCTTGCGACCTTTGTTAATGAATGGGATATTGAGCGTTTTCTCAAACTGGAGGAATCGAAGAAAAAGCCCACTATTTCTCTGGTAAAGACTCCTTTTGAGATGACCAGGGTTCTTGTAACAAAGGGTTACATGAAAGACCTTTTTTCCATTTCCGATTCCGATCAGGTGCTTCAGGATCTTGCTGAGTACCACCAGTTAGCATCTGGCCTGGGATATTTCAACGGAAAACCTTATTACATTCCCCGGAAACTGGAGACCAGGATTCTTTTCTACAGAAAATCGAAGGTGGCTGAAGCGGTAAGCAAGTTTGAATCACACCGTAAGCGGATCGATGCAGAACTTAAAAAGCAGAATGGGTATGGACTTCCTGCAGAATATGTGCTGGAAAGTGATCCGGGTCATTGGGATTTTTATGATTTGTATGTGGCAGGGTCGATCTGGGCCAATGAGGAGTATAATGGTGTCAAGATGGGCAGGATGGCTCATCGCGGGGCCAGATACGCCGGTACAGCTCTGGATCTTGTTGACAAATCACTTCAACTGGGTGCTTCACGCGAGGATATTCTCAGATTAACTTCAGATAAGACAGTTGAGACTTTCCTGTGGGAAAGAGTTTTTATCAGGAATAATTTGTATAATCCGGGAATGTGGCAGGATCCCTGGAAGGGTGCGAATATTTATACAGCGATCAAAGATGGAAAAATATTCCTGGCTCTGATGCAGCAGATAGATGTGTTTTTGATTCACGGCTGGAAAGATGATCCATCAATGCCCAGTTATCTTCCGGAGGAGGATGATATGGGGTTGTCGATAGTTCCAAAGGCGACTGCGTTTGAACTCGATGATTCCGGGAAGCCGGTTTACGAGGGCACCAGGTCCATTTCCACCGGTGGGTGGTGGTGGGGTGTGCCTAAAACCAGTCCAAACGCGAAACTTGGTTATGCTTTGGCAAGGTTTATTACAAGCAAGGAGAACCAGGCAAAAGAGTGTTCGCGTTTCGGTATGGTACCTGTAAGAAAGGATATCATAAATAACCTTCCCGAAGTGTTTGATCAGGGCTGGGTAGGTGAGATTTTCAAGACCTCTATCCAGCAGATTGGGATAAACGAGCTTACGACAGTTCCTCTTGTCAAGGGATATGCTGAGCTCAGCCAGAATCTCATCGATGCATGGTATGGGCTATGTGTCGAGTTCAAGGAAACTGAGGATGAACAGATGAATTTCTCGACGATGAAGATGAGACTTGCAAGCGATTATCTGGAAAAGCAGAAGAAAGTCCTGGGGGAAGACTATCCGGAATGA
- a CDS encoding carbohydrate ABC transporter permease, whose translation MISVTPKRMPMTSGKKMIWATGIILAVLIVAGPVYLLVKYSISDIKSINTGGEPIPWWPFEPTMQAFLYLFRDHHFYQVLLNSVIVAFSTVVLSLILGVPAAYILGRYRIPGRKLLLLGIISVRLFPDIASVIPVVEFFIHIGAHQTYWGVILAHTLLALPYVIFIGIGAFESIPADLEQQAWVMGAGTGQTFFRILLPLAIPGLAAAAIYTFLLSWDEFIFAYFLMLGNQEIFTLTLYLNGIKYAEPQNLLAAISVCLSVPVIIFSLMVQRYMIAGISTGSVK comes from the coding sequence ATGATTTCTGTGACACCAAAGCGGATGCCGATGACATCCGGGAAAAAAATGATCTGGGCTACAGGAATTATTCTTGCCGTGCTGATTGTGGCAGGACCGGTATATTTACTTGTAAAGTATTCAATCAGCGATATAAAAAGTATAAATACCGGAGGAGAGCCGATTCCCTGGTGGCCTTTTGAGCCTACGATGCAGGCATTTCTTTACCTTTTTAGAGATCATCATTTTTATCAGGTTCTGCTCAACAGTGTAATTGTAGCCTTTTCTACAGTGGTTCTCTCTTTGATTCTCGGTGTTCCAGCCGCATATATTCTCGGCAGATACAGGATTCCGGGAAGGAAATTACTTCTCCTGGGTATTATTTCAGTCCGCCTTTTTCCCGACATCGCGTCTGTTATTCCAGTTGTCGAATTTTTCATACATATTGGTGCTCATCAGACATACTGGGGAGTGATTCTTGCCCATACTCTGCTGGCGCTTCCCTATGTGATTTTTATCGGGATAGGGGCATTTGAATCCATACCTGCAGACCTGGAGCAGCAGGCCTGGGTGATGGGTGCTGGCACTGGACAGACTTTTTTCAGAATACTGCTTCCTTTGGCAATCCCGGGGCTTGCGGCAGCGGCTATTTATACGTTTCTGCTTTCCTGGGATGAGTTTATATTTGCTTATTTTCTTATGCTTGGGAATCAGGAGATCTTTACCCTGACTTTATATCTTAATGGAATTAAATACGCAGAACCCCAGAATCTACTGGCTGCGATATCTGTTTGTTTAAGTGTGCCTGTTATAATTTTCAGTTTAATGGTGCAGCGCTATATGATTGCAGGTATTTCCACAGGATCTGTGAAATAG
- a CDS encoding sugar ABC transporter permease, with translation MLSSPVKRFFEFVKKAWPLLPATLYLTGFQLIVFVYLLGLSLSDPAAGVEFPSIQPFLDLFADSRFQSALLNTLLFTVVGTPLELLAGLLFAFMLYQSFTMRGVVRSIFLIPLAIPALVTAMLLYILFDFPGGHINHLLAGNYWSLPAIISEPINWRGSQLFSLGISLMGKIWRDMPISMLILLTGLNSIDPELFDAAKTMGASLFKRVFTIVIPLIIPSISAVVLLRSVEMWKEFIFPFVLAGRYNLLGTLIDFFYNELGNSNRAATVAIVMVICIVVTTLVLLKVMELLQKVLLRRG, from the coding sequence ATGCTTTCTTCTCCTGTAAAGAGATTCTTTGAATTTGTCAAAAAAGCGTGGCCATTGTTACCGGCCACGCTTTATCTTACAGGGTTTCAGCTTATTGTATTTGTATATCTTCTGGGGCTGAGCCTTTCAGATCCCGCTGCTGGTGTAGAATTTCCATCGATACAACCTTTCCTGGATCTTTTTGCTGATTCCCGGTTTCAGAGTGCACTTCTGAATACACTTTTATTTACTGTGGTGGGCACACCTCTTGAACTTCTGGCGGGTTTGCTGTTTGCGTTCATGCTTTACCAGAGTTTTACGATGCGGGGAGTTGTAAGAAGCATATTTCTGATTCCTCTGGCTATTCCTGCTCTTGTTACAGCGATGCTGCTTTACATACTGTTTGATTTTCCCGGTGGTCATATCAACCATCTTCTGGCTGGGAACTACTGGTCACTTCCGGCAATAATCAGTGAACCGATTAACTGGAGGGGATCGCAGCTTTTTTCCCTGGGAATTTCCCTGATGGGGAAAATCTGGAGGGATATGCCCATTTCCATGCTTATTCTGCTTACGGGGCTTAATAGTATCGATCCGGAGTTATTTGATGCTGCAAAGACAATGGGTGCTTCGCTGTTTAAAAGGGTATTTACGATTGTCATTCCGCTTATTATTCCATCTATATCGGCTGTTGTGCTGCTGCGGTCGGTGGAGATGTGGAAAGAGTTTATCTTCCCCTTTGTGCTGGCGGGCCGGTATAATCTGCTTGGAACTCTTATCGATTTTTTCTATAATGAACTGGGGAATTCAAATAGAGCTGCGACTGTGGCTATTGTGATGGTGATCTGTATTGTAGTTACCACATTGGTTCTGTTGAAGGTAATGGAACTGCTGCAGAAGGTTCTCTTGAGGCGCGGATAG
- a CDS encoding ABC transporter ATP-binding protein, with amino-acid sequence MADVILRSLSKKFGNSTIIDNLDLSVRDGEFVTLLGPSGCGKTTLLRMIAGLESIDSGELLVDGKRYNAIPAQKRRIAMVFQSYALFPHMTVRRNILFGLQLNGASQVKMQQKLKWVTGFLHLKGLEDRLPREISGGQRQRVALARALVLDPDVLLLDEPLSNLDAALRETAIEELKRIHRHVGKTIIYVTHNQVEAMSMSERIALINNGRTVQYDSPTALYDSPSNIFTAEFIGSPQINFFDGVIQAEEDGLGVMTDIGILKLDKERYSRLKDLAGRKVKAGIRPQSVYFSKHRDSRRHTDTEIELMVELVENLGDKYLVIGRNVSGAVVRFLIVRDEEVIPERKMKVFVDGRKVHLFDPTTSLNIFS; translated from the coding sequence ATGGCTGATGTTATTCTGCGCTCTCTTTCCAAGAAATTCGGTAACAGCACTATAATCGATAACCTTGATTTAAGTGTCAGGGATGGTGAGTTTGTGACTTTACTGGGGCCGTCCGGATGTGGAAAGACTACTCTTCTTAGAATGATTGCGGGACTGGAGAGTATAGACAGCGGAGAGCTTCTGGTTGATGGAAAGAGATACAATGCGATTCCTGCCCAGAAACGCAGGATAGCTATGGTATTTCAAAGTTATGCCTTATTTCCACACATGACTGTCCGCAGGAATATTCTATTTGGTTTACAGTTAAACGGAGCTTCTCAAGTGAAGATGCAGCAGAAGTTGAAATGGGTCACTGGTTTTCTGCATCTTAAAGGGCTGGAGGACAGGCTTCCAAGGGAGATTTCCGGTGGTCAGCGGCAGAGGGTGGCCCTGGCCAGAGCTCTTGTCCTTGATCCTGATGTCCTGCTGCTTGATGAGCCGCTGAGTAATCTTGATGCGGCTTTGAGGGAGACTGCGATAGAGGAACTTAAGCGCATTCACAGGCATGTGGGAAAAACAATTATTTATGTTACGCATAATCAGGTTGAGGCCATGAGTATGAGCGAGAGGATTGCTCTTATAAACAACGGCCGTACTGTGCAGTATGATTCACCAACCGCTCTGTATGATTCACCATCCAATATTTTTACTGCCGAATTCATCGGCAGCCCTCAGATTAACTTTTTTGATGGAGTGATACAAGCTGAGGAGGATGGGTTAGGAGTAATGACCGATATTGGAATATTAAAGCTTGATAAGGAGAGGTATTCAAGGTTGAAGGATCTTGCGGGGAGGAAGGTGAAGGCAGGAATAAGGCCTCAGAGTGTATATTTTTCTAAGCACAGAGACAGCAGGAGGCATACGGATACCGAGATAGAGCTTATGGTAGAATTGGTTGAAAACCTTGGAGATAAGTATCTTGTAATAGGACGGAATGTCAGTGGGGCGGTAGTCCGTTTTCTGATAGTCCGTGATGAGGAGGTGATTCCAGAGAGGAAGATGAAAGTTTTTGTTGATGGGCGGAAGGTTCATCTTTTTGATCCAACTACATCATTGAACATTTTCAGCTAG
- a CDS encoding cyclic nucleotide-binding domain-containing protein — MKIFRSGNYAVPAFLLAFIFCGAVVGETVSISLIVSSAGSRVLSKLYLINGVLLLGLPLLFFNNIDRVERGKMLSVQLLSSTAILFSILVLLTVSLSTGGVWDKNVLLILYPFSYLSKTTLFLTFWTLSNDIFTTSESKKAFPVISAWGFAGGLTGACLGRVLIEVAPVELVLVVWTISYAAAWLFAVRARKRFSRRLIIPEEIHESTSAGILENVENVLTSKLVRLIAVLYFFIFLAVFSIDYLFWNKCHIWFNTSSSIASFQFSFYLIHALLTLAGLLFVLPGMISRLGFSRILYALPMVLAAGAVILLIVYKADPGRSFFSVFVVVQFFRHVAFENAFSPIYQMFFAAIEKEKRGRAKTLLDGFVKPLSIIASGLILILIGGNTDLVLILISICGIVLLFTVTSIRRTYSGSLIPSRGSALDSEEIFRQLDGYDSERLWPLIRDYSGSEEADMRMVSVKLIAASGTSEAFDELVKIYDSENDLEIKQLISRSMERFFSYKTRFFMERLLKEPELRIRANAIYSLNRMNCNWKRHLKPLIRQLLFENSIRVQIEAACFLWNGGDPRDRENVRSFLGGLLESTNPNRRSAGLYLIGLLKPPDWGEVLVDNLTSSSLQVFRKSIEIILRSGAPTIRYRALQKVQDLGRERIAITGEIIDAIGAPLWDTLIGFLPQVSNRRMFFEIVRCLRLIADSIRSSGKAWSISADISNTIQSWITAEIESIYRDCFVWNYFRKSVKIGGATSVLDGAIRENLIRFCEWAVNAMILLDKKGVLSWRHNDIDIREREQRFDLIEIIESSSYQRIGSLVLPLLKFESWEHISKTGKNYFHFKDETANKGLLYFINSDNRWLCFCGLYTYWLVYGGRPVDPAIEEALRVLVDDSSPQVSIAARELIESRYKSDSKKILAFEYLERVLIFKKSSLFKNVNAEKLLKLAEITQEEVFEKGSVISAQGQISDHLYLVKKGSLRVVKNDGAVKTVLATVREGETYGEIGLFTQATRSASAIANERCELYVIKRGQFKKLLLEIPDIGYSLLEVLSERLRKSGEEMVEIKKAGLLSE; from the coding sequence ATGAAAATATTTCGATCAGGTAATTATGCTGTCCCGGCATTTCTGCTAGCGTTTATATTTTGTGGAGCGGTAGTTGGTGAAACCGTTTCCATCTCTCTTATAGTTTCCTCAGCAGGCTCCAGAGTCCTAAGTAAATTATACCTGATTAATGGTGTTCTGCTTCTGGGTCTCCCGCTTCTATTCTTTAATAATATTGACAGAGTAGAACGCGGAAAAATGCTTTCGGTTCAGCTCCTGTCAAGCACAGCGATCCTTTTTTCAATACTGGTCCTTCTGACAGTATCTCTGAGCACCGGGGGAGTGTGGGATAAAAATGTTCTTCTTATACTTTATCCATTTTCCTATCTCTCAAAAACCACTCTCTTTCTCACATTCTGGACTCTGTCTAACGACATATTCACAACAAGTGAATCTAAAAAGGCCTTTCCTGTAATATCTGCATGGGGTTTTGCCGGTGGATTAACGGGTGCTTGCCTGGGAAGGGTATTGATTGAAGTTGCTCCTGTTGAGCTGGTTCTTGTAGTATGGACCATATCTTATGCAGCAGCATGGCTTTTCGCGGTCAGAGCAAGAAAGCGATTCAGCCGCAGACTCATTATCCCGGAGGAGATTCATGAAAGCACTTCAGCGGGAATACTTGAGAATGTAGAAAATGTTCTGACATCGAAGCTGGTCAGATTGATAGCTGTTCTTTACTTTTTTATTTTTCTGGCGGTTTTCTCAATAGATTATCTGTTCTGGAACAAGTGCCATATCTGGTTTAATACATCTTCCTCCATAGCATCCTTTCAGTTCTCATTTTATCTGATTCATGCACTTCTCACCCTGGCGGGTTTGTTGTTTGTGCTTCCAGGTATGATATCGAGGCTGGGCTTTTCACGTATTCTCTATGCTCTACCGATGGTGCTTGCTGCGGGTGCAGTAATTCTTTTGATTGTTTATAAGGCAGACCCCGGGAGATCCTTTTTTTCAGTGTTTGTGGTTGTGCAGTTTTTCAGGCATGTGGCATTTGAAAATGCATTCTCACCGATTTACCAGATGTTCTTTGCAGCCATAGAAAAGGAGAAACGTGGACGTGCCAAAACACTGCTGGATGGATTTGTAAAGCCACTGTCGATAATTGCAAGCGGTTTGATTCTGATTTTGATTGGCGGCAATACAGATCTTGTTCTGATACTGATTTCCATTTGTGGCATAGTTCTGTTGTTCACAGTGACAAGTATCCGCCGTACCTACAGCGGATCTCTGATTCCATCAAGAGGATCTGCTCTTGATTCAGAGGAAATATTCCGTCAGTTAGACGGATATGACAGCGAGCGGCTCTGGCCTTTGATACGGGATTATTCCGGATCCGAAGAAGCAGATATGCGTATGGTATCTGTAAAACTTATCGCAGCATCAGGAACTTCTGAAGCGTTTGATGAACTGGTTAAAATATATGATTCAGAAAATGATCTTGAAATCAAGCAATTGATTTCACGTTCAATGGAGCGGTTTTTTTCTTATAAAACCAGGTTCTTCATGGAGAGGCTTTTAAAAGAGCCGGAGTTGAGAATACGCGCAAATGCCATATACTCACTCAACAGGATGAATTGCAACTGGAAACGACATCTCAAGCCTCTTATCAGACAGTTGCTTTTTGAAAACAGTATAAGGGTACAGATTGAGGCGGCTTGTTTTCTGTGGAATGGAGGGGATCCCCGTGACCGGGAAAATGTAAGATCTTTTCTGGGGGGACTGCTTGAAAGTACAAACCCAAACAGGCGTTCTGCGGGATTATATCTGATTGGACTGCTCAAGCCGCCTGATTGGGGAGAAGTGCTGGTTGATAACCTGACATCCAGTTCGCTTCAGGTATTCAGAAAAAGCATTGAAATCATACTGAGGTCCGGTGCCCCGACAATCCGTTACCGGGCGCTGCAGAAGGTGCAGGATCTGGGCCGGGAGCGCATAGCAATTACCGGAGAGATAATTGATGCTATTGGTGCTCCACTTTGGGATACCCTTATTGGCTTTCTGCCACAAGTCTCAAACAGGCGGATGTTTTTTGAGATTGTCAGGTGTTTGAGGCTTATAGCTGATTCAATCCGTTCTTCCGGCAAGGCCTGGTCAATTTCGGCAGATATTTCCAATACAATTCAGAGCTGGATTACTGCTGAGATTGAGAGCATTTACCGGGATTGTTTTGTATGGAATTATTTCAGGAAATCTGTTAAAATCGGGGGAGCAACAAGTGTTTTAGATGGAGCGATAAGGGAAAACCTGATCCGTTTTTGCGAGTGGGCTGTAAATGCAATGATTTTACTTGATAAGAAGGGGGTACTGTCCTGGAGGCATAATGATATTGATATCAGGGAGCGTGAGCAGAGATTTGATCTGATAGAGATAATTGAAAGCAGTTCCTACCAGCGTATTGGGTCATTGGTTCTTCCCCTGCTGAAATTTGAATCCTGGGAACATATAAGCAAAACTGGAAAGAATTATTTCCATTTTAAAGATGAAACAGCGAATAAGGGATTATTGTATTTTATCAATTCAGACAACAGGTGGCTGTGTTTTTGTGGACTTTACACTTACTGGCTTGTTTATGGAGGCAGACCTGTTGATCCGGCTATTGAGGAGGCGCTGAGAGTGCTTGTTGATGATTCGAGTCCTCAGGTTTCTATTGCTGCAAGGGAATTAATTGAGAGTCGTTATAAGTCCGACAGCAAGAAGATTCTGGCATTTGAGTACCTGGAAAGAGTGCTGATTTTCAAGAAGAGTTCCTTGTTTAAAAACGTAAATGCAGAAAAGCTTCTGAAGCTGGCAGAAATAACACAGGAGGAGGTATTTGAGAAAGGATCTGTGATTTCTGCTCAGGGCCAGATCTCCGATCATCTTTATCTGGTGAAAAAAGGGAGCTTGAGGGTAGTCAAGAATGATGGGGCGGTGAAAACGGTTTTGGCAACGGTCAGAGAGGGTGAGACGTACGGAGAGATAGGATTGTTTACCCAGGCTACCCGCTCTGCGAGTGCGATTGCCAATGAGAGATGTGAATTATATGTCATAAAGAGGGGACAGTTTAAAAAGCTGCTTCTGGAGATTCCTGATATTGGTTACAGTCTGCTTGAGGTGCTTAGTGAGAGGCTGAGAAAAAGCGGAGAGGAGATGGTAGAGATCAAGAAGGCTGGACTGCTTTCTGAATAG